CGGCGTCTTGCCAGCGCATTTGGCGGACTTCGAGGGAGCCGCGGTCGGACAAATCGGCCGCGAGGGCGTCGTCGTGGAGGACGTCGACCATCTTCGTGGCCAGGTCGTCGTCGTCCCAGAAGTCGGCGGTGAGGACGTTTTCGACCCTTTCGCTCAGGCCGCTTTGGTTGGAGATGATCGTCGGGACGCCGTGGCTCATGGCTTCGAGGCCGACCAGGCCGAAGGGTTCGCTGCGGCTGGGCATGACGAACAGGTCGGCCGAAGCGAAGAGCCTGGCGACGTCGTCGGAACGCAGATGACCGGCGAAGAGGGTGCGCTCGCCGATCTTCAGCTCCTCAGCAAGACGGCGCAGGCTGTCGGCCTCGGGGCCGGCGCCGGCGATGACGAAGCGGGCGGACGGCTCCTGCTCCAGCACCTTGGCGGCGGCGCGGAGGAAGCCGTGCGGGTTCTTCTGCTTGGTCAGTCGGCCGACGAACAGCACGATCCGCTCGTGCGCGCTGATGCGGTCCGAACGACGCTGCGCGAACCGCGGGTCGGCATCGGCGGCGTTGTGGATGACGGTGATCGACGCGCGGTCCAGCCCGTACCGCTCGGCGACGACGTCGGCCGTGTAGCTGCTGACGGCGACGATCGCGTCGGCGGAGCGGAGCCCGTTGGCCTCGGCTTCGAGGATCGACGGGTCGGCCAGCTCGCCGACGCGG
This sequence is a window from Planctomycetota bacterium. Protein-coding genes within it:
- a CDS encoding glycosyltransferase family 4 protein, producing the protein MPDSVETIEQPEPETTPQAPSTPRDVLMLGWEFPPYVSGGVGVACYGLTREMSRAGHRILFLMPRPAKTGFTAAEPTTVEAPEAGEPTHDDLGPGLPEFDNVTFRGVGDRRIDAYATGISHSANAAAETPAGPAPKPPVRQPARHRPADKPEPIDPAKEAKRFAESARDVADREIAAGRKVDVVHAHDWLTFEAARRIADKLGVKFVAHVHSTEYDRVGELADPSILEAEANGLRSADAIVAVSSYTADVVAERYGLDRASITVIHNAADADPRFAQRRSDRISAHERIVLFVGRLTKQKNPHGFLRAAAKVLEQEPSARFVIAGAGPEADSLRRLAEELKIGERTLFAGHLRSDDVARLFASADLFVMPSRSEPFGLVGLEAMSHGVPTIISNQSGLSERVENVLTADFWDDDDLATKMVDVLHDDALAADLSDRGSLEVRQMRWQDA